One Nitrospiria bacterium genomic window carries:
- a CDS encoding sigma-54 dependent transcriptional regulator: protein MHRLLVVDDEYSVRESIKLILKNEYQILFASEGEEAVQCFEKEHPHLIILDILMPKMDGIQVLKKIREIDPILPVIMLTATKTVKTAVEAMKLGATDYITKPFDVEEISILIKRALEKQDLEREVKTLRWEVKKKFGFGNILVGKSPPMKEVCSKIEQIADTRTTVLITGESGTGKELIAKALHYNSSRRHKPFIAINCAAIPETLIESELFGHERGAFTDARVRRLGHFEMANSGTLFLDEIADLSPATQAKLLRVIQEKEFLRLGGTQTVKVDVRLIAATNKNLENAVKEKLFREDLYYRVNVVSLFLPPLRKRKEDLPPLIQHFLNKKAEEENKKPKRFSDSAMDLLLKHPWPGNVRELENIIEQVVTLTPEELITPENLPDKLNRQIRTNSLREETLSGNISFENALLEFEKDILLSALRKTNFVQTHAANLLGISRRILKYKMDTLGITPPDSQNPESNLSDLN, encoded by the coding sequence ATGAATATCAAATTCTTTTTGCCTCTGAGGGGGAAGAAGCAGTTCAGTGTTTTGAAAAGGAACATCCCCACCTTATTATTCTGGATATCCTTATGCCAAAGATGGATGGGATTCAGGTTCTTAAGAAGATTCGTGAGATTGACCCTATTCTTCCCGTTATTATGCTTACAGCAACCAAAACAGTAAAAACAGCCGTTGAGGCCATGAAGCTGGGGGCAACCGACTACATTACAAAACCCTTCGATGTGGAAGAAATTTCGATTCTAATCAAAAGGGCTTTAGAAAAGCAGGACCTTGAGCGGGAAGTAAAAACCCTTCGGTGGGAAGTCAAAAAGAAATTTGGATTCGGAAATATTTTGGTGGGAAAAAGCCCCCCCATGAAAGAAGTGTGTTCAAAAATTGAACAAATTGCTGATACCAGGACAACCGTTCTCATTACCGGGGAAAGTGGAACGGGAAAAGAACTGATTGCCAAAGCACTCCATTATAATAGCTCCCGAAGGCACAAACCTTTCATCGCAATAAACTGTGCGGCCATCCCTGAAACCCTGATCGAAAGTGAGCTATTTGGCCATGAGCGAGGGGCCTTTACCGACGCAAGGGTTCGAAGGTTGGGTCATTTTGAAATGGCCAATTCGGGAACTCTTTTCCTAGATGAAATTGCGGATTTAAGCCCGGCCACACAGGCCAAGCTATTAAGGGTAATTCAAGAAAAAGAATTTCTCCGTTTGGGAGGAACCCAAACAGTTAAAGTCGATGTTCGTTTAATTGCCGCAACCAACAAAAACCTGGAAAATGCGGTCAAAGAAAAATTATTTAGGGAAGACCTTTATTACCGGGTAAACGTTGTTTCGCTATTTCTTCCCCCTTTACGGAAAAGGAAAGAAGATCTCCCCCCTCTTATTCAACACTTTCTAAATAAGAAAGCGGAAGAAGAAAATAAAAAACCCAAACGTTTTTCGGACTCGGCAATGGACCTCCTTTTGAAGCATCCATGGCCTGGAAATGTTCGTGAATTGGAAAATATTATTGAACAAGTGGTCACCTTGACCCCAGAAGAGCTCATTACCCCTGAAAATCTCCCGGATAAACTGAATCGACAAATCCGGACGAATTCCCTCCGCGAAGAAACACTTTCTGGCAACATTTCTTTTGAGAATGCGCTTCTAGAATTTGAGAAAGATATTCTCCTCAGTGCACTAAGGAAAACAAACTTTGTTCAAACCCACGCAGCAAACCTGTTGGGAATTAGCAGGAGAATATTAAAATACAAAATGGATACTCTGGGTATAACTCCCCCCGACAGCCAGAACCCTGAGTCAAACCTCAGCGATCTCAATTAA
- a CDS encoding HD domain-containing phosphohydrolase produces the protein MQTKPNILIVDDEAGPRESLKMILKPFYGIYTAETGGKALQIVEKEEIDLVTLDLKMPDLHGTEVLREIKKLSGDVEVVIITGFGSLKSAVEGIRFGASDYLLKPFNVSEIVSIINRTLEKKRLYDQLKGFLQDLGNLVGLETNLNEVRNNLSEKYSFLEEVKRILDKNKPDLKEEATIGNLEFAKTLAELFESKDLYSKGHSTRVSHYALLVAQELNLSQKQKEILQMGAYIHDIGKIGIDNKIILKEEKFTEEEREVTRKHPIIGVDLVSPIGIPPEVLEVIRHHHERFDGLGYPDGLKQQKIPLLARILTVADAFDSMVNDQPYRTGMPIGAIQLELETCSGTQFDPDIVQTFLSIIREEKDKLLPLNLNESTS, from the coding sequence ATGCAAACAAAACCTAATATTCTAATTGTGGATGATGAAGCGGGTCCAAGAGAATCCTTAAAAATGATTTTAAAACCTTTTTATGGTATATATACCGCGGAAACGGGAGGAAAAGCTCTTCAAATCGTAGAAAAGGAAGAGATCGATTTAGTCACTTTGGATTTAAAGATGCCTGACCTTCATGGAACCGAGGTCCTCCGAGAAATTAAAAAATTGAGCGGAGATGTAGAGGTAGTCATTATTACAGGATTTGGAAGCTTAAAAAGTGCGGTGGAAGGGATCCGTTTTGGAGCCTCTGATTATCTTTTAAAACCTTTTAACGTTTCTGAAATCGTCTCCATCATTAATAGAACATTAGAGAAAAAGAGACTTTATGATCAACTTAAAGGTTTCCTACAAGACCTTGGAAATTTGGTAGGTTTGGAAACAAATCTTAACGAAGTAAGAAATAACTTATCCGAGAAATACTCATTTCTGGAAGAGGTGAAAAGAATTCTTGATAAAAATAAACCCGATTTGAAGGAAGAGGCAACCATTGGAAATCTGGAGTTTGCAAAAACATTGGCTGAATTGTTTGAAAGCAAAGACCTTTATTCCAAAGGCCATTCCACCCGGGTTTCCCATTATGCCTTGCTCGTCGCACAAGAATTGAACCTTTCCCAAAAACAAAAGGAAATTCTACAAATGGGAGCCTATATCCACGATATTGGAAAAATTGGAATCGATAACAAAATCATATTGAAAGAAGAGAAATTTACAGAAGAAGAAAGGGAAGTGACCCGGAAACACCCTATCATCGGGGTAGATTTAGTTTCCCCGATCGGAATCCCCCCTGAGGTCCTAGAGGTCATTCGTCATCACCACGAACGATTTGATGGTCTGGGATACCCCGATGGTCTTAAACAACAAAAAATACCTCTTTTAGCGCGGATTCTTACCGTTGCCGATGCTTTTGACTCCATGGTCAATGATCAACCGTACAGAACGGGAATGCCTATAGGAGCTATTCAATTAGAATTGGAAACCTGTAGCGGAACGCAATTTGATCCCGATATCGTTCAGACTTTTCTGAGCATAATCCGGGAGGAAAAAGACAAGCTTCTCCCCTTGAACCTAAACGAATCAACCTCTTAA
- the recN gene encoding DNA repair protein RecN, whose translation MLRELMVQDFAIIDRAQLSLSDGLTVLTGETGAGKSILVDALEVLLGSKAYQQLIRTGCEECRIEAVFEIDEEHPLHTFLEQFEIPCEDNQLLVRRVLPRSGKGRVFINDQMVTLSTLQKIGEFLVDLHGQHDHQSLLQVKNHLSYLDTFDGLISEKKDFEEAYTRFKKADGSLHDLKNKAEHLSKQKEEMVEMIRKIEETNPGVDEEESLLREREILKHSQQLSQWANEAYGFLASDESAIHQTRKALSHIDHIQQIDCKFKEVKECAETALAHLEEVSQQLRNYKEEIEFEPHRLDHIEERLFQLQGLKRKFEGSIEDILKKKEKTQEELSSFENIDKEISSLQESFDHHLENSVKAAKSLSRARAKKAQLLEKHMEKELDSLRMEKCRFKVSIRPLPQEKHSFLDPSGMDQVEFLISSNAGEDLKPLSQVASGGELSRLMLALRLPRGKKEFTRTLIFDEVDAGLGGAVAEVVGEKLRKLSQNFQVLCITHLPQIASQADAHYVIFKGQHQNRTLTHTRRLSKDQRVKEIARMLGGKKITPTTLQHAKEMLGSTHPGSLG comes from the coding sequence ATGCTTCGGGAGTTAATGGTTCAGGATTTTGCCATTATTGATAGAGCGCAGTTGTCTTTATCCGATGGGTTAACCGTTTTGACCGGCGAAACCGGAGCGGGGAAATCTATCTTGGTGGATGCCCTTGAGGTTCTTCTCGGGTCAAAAGCTTATCAACAGCTTATTCGAACGGGGTGTGAGGAATGCCGAATTGAGGCGGTATTTGAAATTGATGAGGAACATCCATTACATACCTTTTTGGAGCAATTTGAGATTCCTTGCGAAGATAACCAACTTTTGGTGAGACGGGTTTTGCCCCGGTCGGGGAAAGGGCGTGTTTTTATCAATGATCAAATGGTGACGCTGAGTACCCTTCAAAAAATTGGAGAATTTTTGGTAGACCTTCACGGCCAACATGATCATCAGTCTTTATTACAAGTTAAAAACCATCTGAGTTATTTGGATACATTTGATGGACTGATATCCGAAAAAAAAGATTTTGAAGAAGCTTATACCCGATTCAAGAAAGCAGACGGCAGTTTGCATGATTTAAAGAACAAAGCGGAACATCTTTCCAAGCAAAAAGAGGAAATGGTTGAGATGATTCGAAAAATAGAAGAAACCAATCCTGGGGTTGATGAAGAGGAGTCTCTCCTTAGAGAGCGAGAGATCTTAAAACACTCCCAGCAGCTTTCCCAATGGGCCAATGAAGCCTATGGTTTTTTGGCGTCTGATGAATCCGCTATCCATCAAACCCGAAAAGCCCTGAGCCATATCGACCATATTCAACAAATTGACTGCAAATTTAAGGAGGTCAAGGAATGCGCTGAGACCGCCCTCGCTCATTTAGAAGAAGTATCCCAGCAACTCCGGAATTATAAGGAGGAGATAGAGTTTGAACCTCACCGGCTAGATCATATTGAAGAGAGACTATTTCAGTTGCAAGGATTGAAGCGAAAATTTGAAGGAAGTATCGAAGATATTTTGAAGAAGAAGGAAAAAACGCAGGAAGAGCTCTCGTCCTTTGAAAATATTGATAAGGAAATTTCTTCTCTTCAGGAGTCCTTTGATCATCATCTGGAAAATTCAGTAAAGGCCGCTAAATCGTTGTCTCGTGCAAGGGCTAAAAAAGCGCAATTGCTTGAGAAGCATATGGAAAAAGAACTGGATTCTCTTCGAATGGAAAAATGTCGCTTTAAGGTTTCGATTCGGCCACTGCCCCAGGAAAAACACTCTTTTTTAGACCCTTCGGGTATGGATCAGGTTGAGTTTCTTATTTCCAGTAACGCCGGAGAGGATTTAAAACCGTTGTCCCAAGTTGCCTCAGGAGGAGAGCTTTCCCGGTTGATGTTGGCTTTGAGGCTTCCCCGGGGTAAAAAGGAATTTACCCGAACTTTGATTTTTGATGAAGTGGATGCAGGGTTGGGAGGTGCAGTCGCGGAGGTTGTTGGGGAGAAGTTAAGAAAATTGTCCCAAAATTTTCAGGTGCTTTGTATAACTCATCTTCCTCAAATTGCCAGTCAAGCGGATGCCCATTATGTTATTTTTAAAGGTCAGCACCAAAACAGGACCCTTACTCATACGAGACGTTTGAGTAAAGACCAGCGTGTAAAAGAAATTGCGAGGATGTTAGGGGGGAAGAAAATAACACCCACCACGTTGCAACATGCAAAAGAGATGTTGGGAAGTACGCACCCCGGGTCCTTGGGCTAG
- the trxA gene encoding thioredoxin, which translates to MGKPISVNGKIWEPEVLQPQELVMVDFWAVWCGPCQMIAPVVEELASEYEGKVRVCKLNTDENPEIAGRYQIMGIPTLMFFSGGQPVDKIVGAASKKQIKDKIEGLLAQ; encoded by the coding sequence ATGGGAAAACCGATCAGTGTGAATGGAAAAATATGGGAGCCGGAAGTGTTACAACCCCAAGAATTGGTGATGGTGGATTTTTGGGCAGTGTGGTGCGGCCCATGCCAGATGATTGCTCCAGTGGTTGAAGAGCTTGCCTCAGAATATGAGGGCAAGGTCCGGGTTTGTAAGCTCAATACGGATGAAAATCCGGAAATTGCAGGCCGTTATCAAATAATGGGGATTCCAACCCTGATGTTTTTTTCCGGGGGGCAGCCCGTTGACAAAATTGTAGGGGCCGCTTCCAAAAAACAAATAAAAGATAAAATTGAAGGTCTATTGGCCCAATAA
- the queF gene encoding preQ(1) synthase, producing MLTRPQKNLETFPNPQPERDYEIHMDCPEFTCLCPKTGQPDFATIKIRYIPNKRCVELKSLKIYLWSYRNEGTFHEAVTNRILNDLVKATQPRWMEVSGDFYIRGGIHTTVIATHQAKGFKPKS from the coding sequence ATGCTTACCCGTCCCCAAAAAAACCTGGAAACCTTTCCGAACCCCCAACCGGAAAGGGATTATGAAATCCACATGGATTGTCCTGAATTTACCTGTCTTTGTCCCAAAACCGGGCAACCCGATTTTGCCACCATCAAAATCCGGTACATTCCCAATAAACGCTGCGTTGAATTGAAATCTTTAAAAATCTATCTTTGGTCCTATCGAAATGAAGGAACCTTCCACGAAGCGGTCACCAACCGGATTCTCAATGACCTGGTGAAAGCCACACAGCCCAGGTGGATGGAAGTCTCCGGTGATTTCTATATCCGGGGAGGAATTCACACAACGGTCATCGCCACTCATCAAGCCAAAGGGTTTAAGCCAAAAAGTTAA
- a CDS encoding ATP-binding cassette domain-containing protein, with the protein MKAVFQLKNLSLFYGKTPVLEGVNLSIYEKRVLCVIGPSGAGKSSFLRTLNRMNDLIPSFRLSGSVLFEDHEIYKNGMEVSQVRRRVGMVFQKPCMFPTSILENLLFGIKRLERKGKRELLETAEETLREVSLWDHVKDRLHKPAGTLSQGQQQRLAIGRALTMDPSVLLLDEPTASLDIHSAEAIEKLVKGLKDKMTVVLVTHKLEQVERTGDDFIVIDNGKIREAGSTRELIKETNKEKKVGIPHWRRFTEINLLGMIVDQRGIIGKEVP; encoded by the coding sequence ATGAAGGCGGTTTTTCAATTAAAAAATCTTTCACTGTTTTATGGGAAAACCCCTGTATTGGAAGGGGTAAATCTGTCCATTTATGAAAAAAGGGTTTTGTGTGTGATTGGCCCCTCCGGTGCAGGAAAAAGCAGTTTTCTTCGAACTTTAAACCGAATGAATGATCTGATTCCATCCTTTCGTCTTTCGGGATCGGTTTTGTTTGAAGATCATGAAATTTATAAAAACGGAATGGAGGTCAGTCAGGTTCGAAGGAGGGTGGGGATGGTTTTTCAAAAACCATGTATGTTTCCAACTTCCATTCTTGAAAACCTTTTATTCGGAATCAAGCGCCTGGAGCGAAAAGGAAAAAGAGAATTATTGGAAACCGCAGAAGAAACCTTACGGGAGGTTTCCTTATGGGACCATGTGAAGGATCGCCTCCACAAACCCGCCGGAACCCTCTCCCAAGGTCAGCAGCAGCGGCTGGCCATCGGGCGGGCGTTGACCATGGACCCTTCGGTTTTGCTTCTGGATGAGCCGACGGCATCCCTCGACATTCATTCAGCCGAAGCAATCGAAAAACTGGTAAAAGGCCTAAAGGATAAAATGACCGTTGTTTTGGTCACCCATAAATTGGAACAGGTGGAGCGGACGGGGGATGATTTCATTGTGATCGATAATGGAAAAATTCGTGAGGCGGGTTCAACCAGGGAATTGATCAAGGAAACAAATAAAGAAAAAAAAGTTGGGATTCCCCATTGGAGGAGGTTTACCGAAATTAACCTTTTAGGGATGATTGTCGATCAAAGAGGGATTATAGGAAAAGAGGTTCCTTAA
- the pstA gene encoding phosphate ABC transporter permease PstA, with the protein MRRFKTFFFSLVCCVSAFFSISFLFLILSVIVIKGGSAIHWEFLTQPSRSIGQEGGITYQILGTLLLIFGAGLISLPVALGAVIYETEYLKPPFQKAANILIFSLNGVPTILFGLVGFLIFGLYLRWGISWASGCVILGVMILPTLVISIKEGIQTIPLIYREAALALGMTKAQVIRKVVIPQSFHGWVTGLLLGLGRAAGETAAILFTATAFSGVTLPQSFIEPVSTLQTHLFVLSQEGVGSVSLTHAWGTALVLLFNLSSLAVRFKLTWEGER; encoded by the coding sequence ATGAGGCGTTTCAAAACATTTTTCTTTTCTTTGGTATGTTGTGTTTCAGCTTTTTTTTCTATTTCCTTTTTATTTCTAATTCTCAGCGTAATTGTAATAAAAGGGGGTTCGGCCATTCACTGGGAATTTTTGACGCAGCCCTCAAGATCCATTGGTCAGGAAGGGGGAATTACCTATCAAATCCTTGGAACCCTTTTACTGATTTTCGGGGCGGGTTTGATCAGCCTTCCCGTGGCCTTGGGTGCAGTGATTTACGAGACGGAATATTTAAAGCCCCCTTTTCAAAAAGCGGCCAATATATTGATCTTCTCCTTAAATGGGGTTCCAACCATCTTATTCGGTTTGGTGGGTTTTTTAATTTTCGGTTTATATTTGAGATGGGGAATTTCATGGGCTTCCGGATGTGTCATTTTGGGGGTGATGATCTTACCGACTCTGGTGATCAGTATTAAAGAGGGAATTCAGACCATTCCATTGATCTACCGTGAGGCGGCTTTGGCTTTGGGGATGACGAAAGCCCAGGTCATTCGAAAAGTGGTCATTCCCCAAAGTTTCCATGGTTGGGTGACGGGGTTGTTACTGGGGTTGGGCCGGGCTGCGGGGGAGACCGCTGCCATTTTGTTTACCGCCACGGCTTTTTCAGGGGTGACCCTTCCTCAATCCTTTATTGAACCGGTTTCTACACTGCAAACCCATCTTTTTGTGCTTTCCCAAGAAGGGGTCGGGTCTGTGTCTCTTACCCATGCCTGGGGTACCGCGTTGGTTCTTCTTTTTAATCTGAGTTCTTTGGCGGTCCGGTTTAAACTTACTTGGGAAGGGGAGAGATGA
- a CDS encoding ABC transporter permease subunit gives MFLFIRGFLPKLGLWGSFFISMGLVAFLFFFLLWESLPIFTNEGFGFLLGNQWHAGEVYGALPLIYGTLVVTGIALCLALPLGLGTAVFTSEFLPMKYRLGIKSIMELLAGIPGVVYGLLGIVFVTSGVKNLFHLQNGNTLFAAGFILGIMILPTIMTLSDDALRSVPRPFREQAFALGLNRTETIVQVVIPNAWKGIGGGVTGNQPRHGRDHCGDAGHREHRPDSKTLL, from the coding sequence ATGTTTCTCTTCATTAGAGGTTTCCTTCCGAAGCTGGGTTTATGGGGATCTTTTTTTATTTCCATGGGGTTGGTGGCGTTTCTGTTTTTTTTTCTGTTGTGGGAGAGCCTTCCAATTTTTACCAATGAGGGGTTTGGCTTTCTTTTGGGCAATCAATGGCATGCGGGGGAAGTCTATGGTGCCCTTCCTCTCATTTATGGAACGTTGGTCGTGACGGGGATTGCTTTGTGTTTGGCCCTTCCCCTGGGATTGGGAACGGCGGTCTTTACGTCTGAATTTCTGCCCATGAAATACCGGCTGGGTATTAAGTCGATTATGGAGCTGTTGGCGGGGATTCCCGGCGTTGTTTACGGCTTGCTTGGGATCGTCTTTGTGACCTCCGGAGTGAAAAATCTGTTTCATCTTCAAAATGGAAATACCCTTTTTGCCGCGGGGTTTATTTTGGGGATTATGATATTGCCAACCATCATGACACTTTCCGATGATGCTTTAAGAAGCGTTCCCCGGCCCTTTCGGGAGCAGGCGTTCGCTTTGGGGCTTAACCGCACAGAGACCATAGTACAGGTGGTGATCCCCAATGCATGGAAGGGAATCGGGGGGGGTGTTACTGGGAATCAGCCGCGCCATGGGAGAGACCATTGCGGTGATGCTGGTCATCGGGAGCATCGACCGGATTCCAAAACTCTTTTATAA
- a CDS encoding phosphate ABC transporter substrate-binding protein, which translates to MGVKISFPIGLGWGLFLFLVSGCSNQANTEHLIRMAGSSTVLPIATKAAEKFRESQSGVKITVSPGGSGVGVRSLGNGLIDIGMVSRTLSEEERVRFPTVKFISNVIAKDAVAVVVSSEIYDAGVTELSGEINNWKELGGPDREILCIDKEVHRGTRHVFMEYFFNDPTGVAKGADIVSGSNNEELTKITLSDSAIGMLSAAWANQDVKDIGLKNNGKTVYPTKENIRNGVYPISRDLIFLTNGEPRGKVKGFIDFLLGEAGQKIIEESGYVSLH; encoded by the coding sequence TTGGGGGTCAAAATTTCTTTCCCTATTGGTTTGGGTTGGGGCCTCTTTTTATTCCTCGTCTCCGGTTGTTCCAATCAAGCCAACACTGAACATCTTATTCGTATGGCGGGATCATCTACGGTGCTTCCTATTGCAACAAAGGCCGCGGAGAAATTCAGGGAAAGTCAATCGGGGGTAAAAATTACGGTTAGCCCCGGGGGTTCAGGGGTAGGCGTTCGGTCCCTGGGAAACGGTTTAATTGATATAGGGATGGTTTCCCGTACCCTGTCGGAGGAAGAACGGGTTCGTTTCCCGACCGTGAAGTTTATTTCAAATGTTATTGCAAAAGATGCGGTAGCCGTGGTGGTCTCTTCTGAAATTTATGATGCCGGTGTGACGGAATTGTCCGGTGAAATTAATAATTGGAAAGAACTTGGAGGTCCGGATCGGGAAATCCTCTGTATCGATAAAGAGGTGCACCGGGGGACACGTCATGTCTTCATGGAATATTTCTTTAATGACCCCACAGGGGTGGCCAAGGGGGCTGATATTGTTTCGGGGTCCAATAACGAGGAGCTGACCAAAATCACATTGAGCGATTCTGCCATCGGGATGCTTTCCGCGGCTTGGGCGAATCAGGATGTGAAGGATATCGGTTTAAAAAACAACGGGAAAACGGTTTATCCCACAAAGGAGAATATTAGAAACGGGGTATACCCCATATCACGGGATCTGATTTTTTTAACAAACGGGGAACCCAGAGGGAAGGTTAAAGGTTTCATTGATTTCCTTTTGGGCGAGGCAGGGCAGAAAATTATTGAGGAAAGCGGGTATGTTTCTCTTCATTAG
- a CDS encoding metalloregulator ArsR/SmtB family transcription factor, with protein sequence MLKAMSDGTRLMMIKSLFEGEKCGTEIANELKLPQPQVAHHLGILKNASLLMSRREGQRVYYKLHPVVRESILKRKEQAINLGCCKISFPG encoded by the coding sequence ATGTTAAAGGCCATGTCTGATGGTACCCGTTTAATGATGATTAAGAGTCTTTTTGAAGGAGAGAAGTGCGGAACCGAAATAGCCAATGAATTGAAATTACCACAGCCCCAAGTGGCCCATCATCTGGGAATCCTCAAAAATGCATCTCTTCTTATGTCCAGACGTGAGGGGCAAAGGGTCTATTATAAACTGCACCCCGTTGTCCGGGAATCCATTTTGAAACGAAAAGAGCAGGCCATCAATCTGGGGTGCTGTAAAATCTCTTTTCCTGGTTAG
- a CDS encoding NAD-dependent epimerase/dehydratase family protein, whose product MIFITGASGFIGQALTQKLIREGQTVRILLRDPRKTLPPEFQKAEIVIGDLSNAETLADAMKGCTQVYHLAALARAWAPKPQDFDRANIKGTENILKSAQKAEVKRLVYTSTVMTLGPTDDFIADESSHFSNRVISHYQRTKIEAEKRITHFLDKGPNIIIASPGLVYGPGREIRSNSFNRVLLDYLTGKPVFIPGKGSQSLNVVYIDDVVDGLIRVAEQGQNGNRYILGGENIKLNDLEGLIQEVTGLKHKVRYVPFWTARTAGLIEHFRARLTGNTPRLTWKAIEAYKHSWVYSSEKAINEVGYRPRSLKEGIAQTCEWIKTLEM is encoded by the coding sequence TTGATTTTTATAACAGGTGCCTCCGGATTTATCGGCCAGGCACTGACCCAAAAATTAATTCGGGAGGGACAAACCGTCCGCATCCTGCTTCGGGACCCCCGAAAAACCCTTCCCCCTGAATTCCAAAAAGCGGAGATTGTCATCGGAGATCTCTCGAATGCGGAAACTTTGGCCGATGCTATGAAGGGTTGCACCCAAGTCTACCATTTGGCGGCCTTGGCCAGGGCTTGGGCTCCTAAACCCCAGGATTTTGACCGGGCCAACATCAAGGGAACCGAAAATATATTGAAGTCAGCCCAAAAAGCGGAGGTAAAACGGTTGGTTTACACATCAACGGTTATGACACTGGGACCAACGGATGATTTCATCGCGGACGAATCTTCCCATTTCTCCAACCGGGTCATTTCCCATTATCAAAGAACCAAAATAGAAGCAGAAAAAAGAATCACCCATTTCCTGGACAAAGGGCCAAACATCATCATCGCTTCCCCAGGCCTGGTCTATGGCCCTGGAAGGGAAATCCGCTCAAACTCGTTTAACCGGGTGTTACTGGATTATCTAACAGGAAAACCGGTTTTTATTCCCGGTAAGGGCTCCCAATCATTGAATGTCGTTTACATTGACGATGTGGTAGACGGTTTGATCCGGGTAGCGGAACAAGGTCAAAATGGAAACCGCTATATTCTCGGTGGGGAAAATATAAAGTTGAACGATCTTGAAGGGCTCATTCAGGAAGTCACCGGATTAAAACACAAAGTTCGCTATGTCCCTTTTTGGACAGCCAGGACAGCGGGATTGATCGAACATTTCCGGGCGCGCTTGACGGGAAACACCCCCAGACTCACCTGGAAAGCCATCGAGGCCTACAAGCACTCCTGGGTCTACTCCTCCGAAAAGGCCATCAATGAAGTTGGCTACCGCCCACGTTCTCTCAAAGAAGGAATTGCACAAACCTGCGAATGGATCAAGACATTGGAAATGTAA
- a CDS encoding aminoglycoside phosphotransferase family protein: MNSQPFKFNLNLAKKVCDRLGVSGSPVEISGPLGGQVNKSFLIVLDNQKKWVLRIDGEVQSFDKIQRESEIYRFLQESAPNLTISKVFLSDCSKEIIPMDYALMEYLPGVGVGENIESLPQKARDSLLKQIGETLKRFHQIKVPGFGFRHFDRKVYPKAESWRKFLEQEFYKELEGVEKKVGYAPRWKDQLTHWVQEWLAIQPEAIDPVFLHGDFHYDNLKINLDKKDTPKLSGIFDLEWAWWGDPVGDFLHLEEAFFLYPQDLAPFLSSYQRSEFPKGELKIHRVLHSLRLFRFWLEFLPEPNWKEVGIYEKRLRNLAKGKGVFE; the protein is encoded by the coding sequence ATGAATTCACAACCTTTTAAATTCAATTTAAACCTGGCCAAAAAGGTATGTGACCGATTGGGGGTTTCTGGTTCACCTGTAGAGATCTCCGGTCCATTGGGAGGTCAGGTGAATAAAAGTTTTCTGATCGTTTTGGATAATCAAAAGAAATGGGTTTTGCGCATTGATGGCGAGGTTCAGTCTTTTGATAAGATTCAACGTGAATCCGAAATCTATCGCTTTCTACAGGAATCTGCCCCTAATTTAACAATATCTAAAGTTTTCCTTTCAGATTGTTCAAAGGAGATCATTCCAATGGATTACGCTTTGATGGAATATCTGCCAGGGGTGGGAGTCGGTGAAAACATAGAATCCCTACCGCAAAAAGCCAGGGATTCCCTTTTGAAACAAATTGGGGAGACTTTAAAACGGTTTCATCAAATCAAAGTTCCTGGTTTTGGATTTCGTCATTTTGATCGAAAGGTGTATCCAAAAGCAGAATCATGGCGGAAATTTTTAGAACAGGAATTTTACAAGGAGCTGGAAGGGGTGGAGAAAAAGGTGGGGTATGCTCCCCGTTGGAAGGACCAATTAACCCATTGGGTTCAGGAATGGTTAGCCATCCAACCTGAAGCGATTGACCCGGTTTTTCTTCATGGAGATTTTCACTATGATAACCTTAAAATTAATTTAGATAAAAAAGACACTCCAAAACTTTCAGGAATATTTGATCTGGAATGGGCCTGGTGGGGAGATCCGGTTGGGGATTTTCTCCATTTGGAGGAAGCCTTCTTTTTATACCCTCAAGATTTGGCTCCCTTTTTATCGAGTTATCAGCGGTCTGAATTCCCAAAAGGAGAACTAAAAATTCACAGGGTTCTACATTCCCTTCGCCTGTTCCGGTTTTGGCTGGAGTTTTTGCCGGAACCCAATTGGAAAGAGGTGGGGATTTATGAAAAAAGGCTCCGGAATTTGGCAAAGGGGAAAGGGGTTTTTGAATAA